A section of the Xiphias gladius isolate SHS-SW01 ecotype Sanya breed wild chromosome 10, ASM1685928v1, whole genome shotgun sequence genome encodes:
- the mavs gene encoding mitochondrial antiviral-signaling protein isoform X1: MSFASDKLANGYLRRNMSTLVNRVKVREIIIHLPCLTAHDRENIEAKRETCGNYDGMALLLECLKRRENWLEQLIEALEVCEQPSIAAEIRAEYNALRGVNSSNPGSPSTTVVRAHVHAAPPASPLSIPDRGGNAQAAVAPPAEASARPGPAAQASLPQETPVRPQAQTSAAHVPDARGPSEPVPEAPQSTQIEVAPPPLTPAPSRETPHSPASAPPQRKVHAHQEPEENSESDIQIIFVDNGVSPAQVSTGKGEVSVNSVATRPLSRPVEPCETGTLSYPDTLQTTATAEVRPPQSPSPTQANSDVTDGSSFPTLTPERPPVQDTTPLVNKIPFVLTPDKISEPPTTQVVESSPQTQTAATTSPLPGAAGMSASAFDDSTLCLSKPGQLVSIQPQNHDSPTAHNSPTEPYSGDSQRLEMSKAEPDAVTSAHVPACSGVTSATTNTVSALSCQENGIALDHNEPEENAYESPCQSLDTQEVRVNVVTVSEEPSILNLDGQTSAPRDQIINGEAARAITPSPTSSTTTADTVSSLNTPPSESYHPSEPAPADITPEPKTLPASRTLQTNTKYIVTAAGVGAIALLMAWRFKN, encoded by the exons ATGTCGTTTGCCAGTGACAAACTTGCCAATGGATATCTGCGGCGGAATATGTCAACTCTTGTAAACAGGgtgaaagtgagagaaataaTCATCCATCTGCCATGCTTGACTGCTCACGACAGG GAAAATATAGAGGCAAAAAGAGAGACCTGTGGGAATTATGACGGCATGGCGCTTCTTCTGGAGTGtctgaagaggagagaaaactgGCTGGAGCAGTTAATTGAAGCACTTGAAGTGTGTGAGCAGCCATCTATAGCAGCTGAGATCAGAGCTGAATACAACGCTCTGAGAGGAGTTAACA GTTCCAACCCCGGCTCCCCTTCAACGACCGTCGTCAGGGCACACGTCCATGCTGCACCACCTGCCAGTCCTCTGTCCATTCCAGATCGCGGTGGAAATGCTCAGGCTGCTGTTGCTCCGCCGGCTGAAGCATCAGCTCGTCCTGGGCCAGCGGCTCAGGCCTCACTGCCTCAGGAAACCCCTGTGCGTCCACAGGCCCAGACCTCAGCAGCCCATGTACCAGATGCCAGAGGCCCATCTGAGCCTGTCCCTGAGGCTCCTCAGTCAACTCAGATTGAAGTGGCGCCCCCTCCATTGACACCTGCTCCTTCCCGTGAGACACCACACAGTCCAGCCAGCGCACCACCACAGAGGAAGGTTCATGCACACCAGGAGCCAGAGGAAAACTCTGAGTCAGACATCCAGATTATCTTTGTTGATAATGGTGTGAGTCCTGCTCAAGTGAGCACAGGAAAGGGTGAGGTTTCAGTCAACTCTGTGGCGACTCGTCCACTGTCCCGTCCCGTTGAACCGTGTGAAACAGGCACTCTGTCCTATCCAGATACTCTCCAAACAACGGCAACTGCAGAGGTCAGGCCACCACAGAGTCCCTCTCCAACTCAGGCAAATTCAGATGTGACCGATGGATCCTCCTTCCCCACACTGACCCCAGAGAGGCCTCCGGTCCAGGACACCACCCCTCTTGTGAACAAAATACCTTTTGTCCTGACGCCTGACAAGATATCTGAACCTCCTACTACACAG GTTGTCGAAAGCAGCCCACAGACCCAAACAGCGGCTACAACCTCCCCCCTGCCTGGTGCTGCTGGGATGAGCGCCTCTGCCTTTGATGACAGCACTTTGTGTCTGAGCAAGCCTGGCCAACTCGTCAGCATCCAACCACAAAATCACGACAGTCCTACTGCACACAACTCACCGACGGAGCCCTACTCAGGTGACAGTCAGCGTCTGGAAATGAGCAAGGCTGAACCGGATGCTGTTACCTCTGCCCACGTTCCTGCATGCTCTGGCGTCACCTCCGCCACCACGAATACAGTCTCTGCACTGTCATGCCAGGAGAACGGCATTGCACTCGACCATAATGAACCCGAGGAGAACGCCTACGAATCTCCCTGTCAGAGTTTGGATACGCAGGAGGTGCGAGTGAATGTGGTAACAGTGTCCGAGGAGCCGTCCATCCTTAACCTAGACGGCCAAACCTCAGCACCACGAGATCAAATCATCAATGGTGAAGCAGCCAGAGCGATCACTCCTTCCCCAACAtcctccaccaccactgctgATACTGTATCGAGTTTAAACACCCCACCCAGTGAGAGCTACCACCCCTCTGAGCCTGCACCAGCGGATATTACTCCAGAGCCGAAAACACTGCCGGCCTCTCGCACCCTGCAAACTAATACGAAATACATTGTGACTGCTGCAGGAGTTGGCGCCATTGCACTGCTGATGGCTTGGAGGTTTAAGAATTAA
- the mavs gene encoding mitochondrial antiviral-signaling protein isoform X2 has product MSFASDKLANGYLRRNMSTLVNRVKVREIIIHLPCLTAHDRENIEAKRETCGNYDGMALLLECLKRRENWLEQLIEALEVCEQPSIAAEIRAEYNALRGVNSSNPGSPSTTVVRAHVHAAPPASPLSIPDRGGNAQAAVAPPAEASARPGPAAQASLPQETPVRPQAQTSAAHVPDARGPSEPVPEAPQSTQIEVAPPPLTPAPSRETPHSPASAPPQRKVHAHQEPEENSESDIQIIFVDNGVSPAQVSTGKDTLQTTATAEVRPPQSPSPTQANSDVTDGSSFPTLTPERPPVQDTTPLVNKIPFVLTPDKISEPPTTQVVESSPQTQTAATTSPLPGAAGMSASAFDDSTLCLSKPGQLVSIQPQNHDSPTAHNSPTEPYSGDSQRLEMSKAEPDAVTSAHVPACSGVTSATTNTVSALSCQENGIALDHNEPEENAYESPCQSLDTQEVRVNVVTVSEEPSILNLDGQTSAPRDQIINGEAARAITPSPTSSTTTADTVSSLNTPPSESYHPSEPAPADITPEPKTLPASRTLQTNTKYIVTAAGVGAIALLMAWRFKN; this is encoded by the exons ATGTCGTTTGCCAGTGACAAACTTGCCAATGGATATCTGCGGCGGAATATGTCAACTCTTGTAAACAGGgtgaaagtgagagaaataaTCATCCATCTGCCATGCTTGACTGCTCACGACAGG GAAAATATAGAGGCAAAAAGAGAGACCTGTGGGAATTATGACGGCATGGCGCTTCTTCTGGAGTGtctgaagaggagagaaaactgGCTGGAGCAGTTAATTGAAGCACTTGAAGTGTGTGAGCAGCCATCTATAGCAGCTGAGATCAGAGCTGAATACAACGCTCTGAGAGGAGTTAACA GTTCCAACCCCGGCTCCCCTTCAACGACCGTCGTCAGGGCACACGTCCATGCTGCACCACCTGCCAGTCCTCTGTCCATTCCAGATCGCGGTGGAAATGCTCAGGCTGCTGTTGCTCCGCCGGCTGAAGCATCAGCTCGTCCTGGGCCAGCGGCTCAGGCCTCACTGCCTCAGGAAACCCCTGTGCGTCCACAGGCCCAGACCTCAGCAGCCCATGTACCAGATGCCAGAGGCCCATCTGAGCCTGTCCCTGAGGCTCCTCAGTCAACTCAGATTGAAGTGGCGCCCCCTCCATTGACACCTGCTCCTTCCCGTGAGACACCACACAGTCCAGCCAGCGCACCACCACAGAGGAAGGTTCATGCACACCAGGAGCCAGAGGAAAACTCTGAGTCAGACATCCAGATTATCTTTGTTGATAATGGTGTGAGTCCTGCTCAAGTGAGCACAGGAAAGG ATACTCTCCAAACAACGGCAACTGCAGAGGTCAGGCCACCACAGAGTCCCTCTCCAACTCAGGCAAATTCAGATGTGACCGATGGATCCTCCTTCCCCACACTGACCCCAGAGAGGCCTCCGGTCCAGGACACCACCCCTCTTGTGAACAAAATACCTTTTGTCCTGACGCCTGACAAGATATCTGAACCTCCTACTACACAG GTTGTCGAAAGCAGCCCACAGACCCAAACAGCGGCTACAACCTCCCCCCTGCCTGGTGCTGCTGGGATGAGCGCCTCTGCCTTTGATGACAGCACTTTGTGTCTGAGCAAGCCTGGCCAACTCGTCAGCATCCAACCACAAAATCACGACAGTCCTACTGCACACAACTCACCGACGGAGCCCTACTCAGGTGACAGTCAGCGTCTGGAAATGAGCAAGGCTGAACCGGATGCTGTTACCTCTGCCCACGTTCCTGCATGCTCTGGCGTCACCTCCGCCACCACGAATACAGTCTCTGCACTGTCATGCCAGGAGAACGGCATTGCACTCGACCATAATGAACCCGAGGAGAACGCCTACGAATCTCCCTGTCAGAGTTTGGATACGCAGGAGGTGCGAGTGAATGTGGTAACAGTGTCCGAGGAGCCGTCCATCCTTAACCTAGACGGCCAAACCTCAGCACCACGAGATCAAATCATCAATGGTGAAGCAGCCAGAGCGATCACTCCTTCCCCAACAtcctccaccaccactgctgATACTGTATCGAGTTTAAACACCCCACCCAGTGAGAGCTACCACCCCTCTGAGCCTGCACCAGCGGATATTACTCCAGAGCCGAAAACACTGCCGGCCTCTCGCACCCTGCAAACTAATACGAAATACATTGTGACTGCTGCAGGAGTTGGCGCCATTGCACTGCTGATGGCTTGGAGGTTTAAGAATTAA
- the LOC120795488 gene encoding G-protein coupled receptor 151 gives MDTDRPANVTFFDFVGGVQLLQGEDTRTAMPVILIGICVSGAVGNLLVLLIFIRDFRNGKGSEVKALLASLASTDLVLLVLCAPVRAVTYYKQTWTLGRIVCSTTDWFQHSCVVAKTLILAVTTRARHTLVPSAAAGPLYSATWIHGALAFIWIVSMMFPIPQMLFASLLPHGRNSICVSEMPVCASDFMSLFYKIYPTATFVVPVIFTLAYYTKALHTAVNHAPNPQHQSKVTLVLLCLSGTLGLMLLPEWGTFTWIRLGYSRPPVGLIIFGQVLLYACSSLSPVILMTMYDDVRQGLIAIWFVATCRGSKRARGNKCPKTEGNGAEVGANAVANAVCGEREKTFPDVEHFWTGRRNTHVEEEQDPIPWEREEKML, from the coding sequence ATGGATACCGATCGACCAGCCAATGTCACCTTTTTCGATTTCGTCGGAGGAGTTCAACTTCTCCAGGGCGAGGACACCAGAACAGCCATGCCAGTCATCCTGATCGGGATCTGCGTGTCCGGGGCGGTCGGGAATTTGCTGGTTTTGCTGATTTTCATCCGCGACTTCAGGAACGGAAAGGGCTCTGAGGTGAAAGCGCTCCTCGCCTCTTTGGCCTCCACCGACTTGGTGCTCCTGGTACTGTGCGCCCCCGTGCGCGCCGTCACCTACTACAAGCAGACCTGGACCCTGGGGAGGATTGTCTGCAGCACCACGGACTGGTTCCAGCACTCCTGTGTGGTTGCCAAAACTTTAATCCTCGCAGTCACCACCAGAGCCAGACACACTTTGGTCCCCAGCGCCGCCGCGGGGCCCCTGTACAGCGCGACGTGGATTCACGGAGCCCTGGCGTTTATCTGGATCGTGTCCATGATGTTCCCGATCCCGCAGATGCTCTTCGCCTCTCTGCTGCCGCACGGCCGCAACTCCATTTGCGTCTCCGAGATGCCAGTGTGCGCGTCTGACTTCATGAGTTTGTTCTACAAGATTTACCCAACTGCAACCTTTGTGGTGCCGGTCATCTTCACGCTCGCCTACTACACCAAAGCGCTCCACACGGCGGTGAACCACGCACCCAACCCGCAGCACCAGAGCAAGGTTACCCTGGTGTTACTGTGTCTAAGCGGCACCCTGGGGCTCATGCTGCTGCCGGAGTGGGGGACATTCACCTGGATCAGGCTCGGGTACAGCAGACCTCCCGTTGGCTTGATCATCTTTGGGCAAGTCCTCCTTTACGCATGCAGCTCCCTCTCTCCGGTGATCTTGATGACCATGTACGACGATGTGCGCCAGGGGCTGATCGCCATCTGGTTCGTCGCCACCTGCCGAGGCTCAAAGCGCGCCCGCGGCAACAAGTGTCCAAAAACGGAGGGAAACGGAGCGGAGGTCGGCGCAAACGCCGTCGCCAACGCCGTATGTGGGGAGCGGGAGAAGACCTTCCCAGATGTCGAGCACTTTTGGACGGGGCGCAGGAATACGCACGTCGAGGAGGAGCAGGATCCGATTCcttgggagagagaggagaaaatgcTGTAG